In Tachypleus tridentatus isolate NWPU-2018 unplaced genomic scaffold, ASM421037v1 tig00008259_pilon, whole genome shotgun sequence, a single genomic region encodes these proteins:
- the LOC143243693 gene encoding uncharacterized protein LOC143243693, translated as MPEEGGSLDISNPEDFSESYVSAAPTFRGHAQGVGSSNVQKKAVSQNVLRLTDLSDGSLRNGFQLTSDMAVGACGDDNGNGLDESRENNLPRGEKNDSRVNVKSWFNIKNQTDEEVQKGETNTENLGKSDIFRDEGEEMKFDQDRRDQSDGPS; from the coding sequence ATGCCAGAAGAAGGAGGATCCTTAGACATTTCAAACCCAGAAGATTTCTCTGAATCGTATGTTTCTGCAGCACCCACGTTCAGAGGCCACGCACAAGGAGTTGGATCCAGCAATGTGCAGAAGAAGGCTGTTTCACAAAACGTTCTCAGACTGACAGACCTTAGTGACGGTAGCCTTAGAAACGGTTTTCAGTTGACATCAGATATGGCGGTTGGAGCATGCGGTGATGATAATGGAAACGGTTTGGATGAATCACGTGAAAACAATCTTCCTAGAGGTGAAAAGAACGATTCGCGTGTGAACGTGAAATCATGGTTCAATATTAAGAACCAGACGGACGAAGAAGTCCAGAAAGGAGAAACAAACACAGAGAATCTCGGGAAAAGTGATATTTTCCGAGATGAAGGCGAAGAAATGAAATTTGATCAAGACAGGCGCGATCAATCAGATG